The following are from one region of the Populus trichocarpa isolate Nisqually-1 chromosome 8, P.trichocarpa_v4.1, whole genome shotgun sequence genome:
- the LOC7454237 gene encoding uncharacterized protein LOC7454237 isoform X4: protein MYCIRAEYNPKHDLLDQEFMLKGKWYRRKDVEVQNSRGDVLQCSHYMPIVNPQEKPLPCVIYCHGNSGCRVDASEAAIVLLPSNITVLTLDFSGSGISGGDYVTLGWNEKDDLMAVVDYLRQDGNVSLIGLWGRSMGAVASLMYGAGDPSIAGMVLDSPFSDLVDLMMELVGTYKFPLPKFTVKFAIQYMRKAIQKKAKFDIMDLNTIKVAKSCFVPVLFGHAIDDDFICPYHSDRIFEAYIGDKNIIKFEGDHNSPRPQFYFDSLNIFFHNVLQPPEDEVGGTYFEMVHDYFGKDSWSSLHEVGCDPESPVVSKVPSSSSTADAIEQVRSRKPMSRIEVPLDIQHKDNQSEVEREEIGDYHLPSSSKMITFELSSGHPHGPPVPTTMDDDQYVEYQLDDLAGSPCDMEEEERMFMEAVIESLKDLELRHPNAEEQLASVSPASVKSSQKDNQDAYSIGELGNPLKTLPTPTSVKQHVPLKTESASSSAVNHQNLATLDPSPDTSASSVVTPFDNPSSIMESESITASSSNDTSGSIHGSIDTDLSGNTKATLTVERNPANHIMDGLLRRWDLFRNGR from the exons ATGTATTGTATCAG AGCTGAATACAACCCAAAACATGATTTGTTGGATCAAGAGTTCATGTTGAAAGGAAAATGGTACCGAAGAAAGGACGTGGAG GTTCAAAACAGTAGGGGAGATGTTCTTCAATGTAGTCATTACATGCCCATTGTTAATCCCCAAGAAAAGCCTCTGCCCTGTGTAATATACTGTCATGGAAACAG TGGGTGCAGGGTTGATGCTAGTGAAGCTGCTATTGTATTGCTGCCTTCAAACATCACAGTTCTCACTCTCGATTTCTCAGGATCTGGAATTTCTGGAGGAGATTATGTCACTCTAGGATGGAATGAA AAAGATGATCTCATGGCTGTCGTTGATTATTTGCGGCAAGATGGAAATGTCTCTTTGATTGGCTTATGGGGCCGTTCAATGGGTGCTGTCGCTAG CCTGATGTATGGAGCTGGGGATCCCTCGATCGCAGGAATGGTTCTTGACAGTCCCTTTTCTGATTTGGTTGACCTGATGATGGAACTTGTGGGTACCTACAAATTTCCTTTACCCAAGTTCACT GTGAAATTTGCTATCCAATACATGCGAAAAGCTATCCAGAAAAAGGCAAAGTTTGACATAATGGACCTGAACACCATTAAG GTGGCAAAATCATGCTTTGTTCCAGTTTTATTTGGACATGCCATTGATGATGATTTCATATGCCCTTATCACTCAGATCGAATATTTGAAGCTTACATA GGAGACAAGAACATTATCAAGTTTGAGGGAGATCACAACTCTCCACgccctcaattttattttgattcattaaATATCTTTTTCCACAATGTCTTGCAACCTCCCGAGGATGAGGTGGGGGGGACATACTTTGAAATGGTGCATGATTACTTTGGTAAG GATAGTTGGAGCTCGTTGCATGAAGTAGGCTGTGACCCAGAATCGCCAGTTGTATCAAAAG TACCATCATCAAGCAGCACGGCAGATGCCATTGAACAAGTTCGGTCCAGAAAACCTATGAGTCGGATAGAG GTTCCTTTGGATATTCAACATAAAGACAATCAATCTGAAGTTGAG CGTGAAGAAATTGGTGATTATCATTTGCCATCATCATCCAAAATGATTACCTTTGAATTATCCAGTGGTCATCCTCATGGCCCACCTGTTCCAACAACAATGGATGATGATCAATATGTAGAATACCAGCTGGATGACTTGGCAGGTTCTCCTTGTGATATGGAGGAGGAAGAAAGG ATGTTCATGGAAGCAGTAATTGAGTCATTAAAGGACTTGGAGCTGCGACACCCCAATGCAGAGGAACAACTGGCCAGTGTCAGTCCTGCTTCTGTTAAATCCTCACAAAAAGATAATCAGGATGCATATTCAATTGGAGAACTCGGCAATCCTTTGAAGACACTTCCAACTCCCACTTCAGTAAAGCAACATGTGCCCTTAAAGACAGAATCTGCTTCCTCTTCCGCTGTCAATCACCAAAATTTAGCGACTTTAGATCCTTCTCCCGATACAAGTGCATCATCTGTAGTAACTCCATTTGACAATCCATCTTCCATAATGGAATCAGAAAGCATAACTGCCTCTTCTAGCAATGATACTTCAGGAAGCATCCACGGCTCAATAGATACTGACTTGTCAGGTAATACAAAAGCTACATTGACTGTAGAACGGAATCCAGCAAACCACATTATGGATGGTTTACTGCGTCGCTGGGATTTGTTCCGAAATGGTAGATGA
- the LOC7454237 gene encoding uncharacterized protein LOC7454237 isoform X5, protein MEQLVNFIIRPPRAEYNPKHDLLDQEFMLKGKWYRRKDVEVQNSRGDVLQCSHYMPIVNPQEKPLPCVIYCHGNSGCRVDASEAAIVLLPSNITVLTLDFSGSGISGGDYVTLGWNEKDDLMAVVDYLRQDGNVSLIGLWGRSMGAVASLMYGAGDPSIAGMVLDSPFSDLVDLMMELVGTYKFPLPKFTVKFAIQYMRKAIQKKAKFDIMDLNTIKVAKSCFVPVLFGHAIDDDFICPYHSDRIFEAYIGDKNIIKFEGDHNSPRPQFYFDSLNIFFHNVLQPPEDEVGGTYFEMVHDYFGKDSWSSLHEVGCDPESPVVSKVPSSSSTADAIEQVRSRKPMSRIEREEIGDYHLPSSSKMITFELSSGHPHGPPVPTTMDDDQYVEYQLDDLAGSPCDMEEEERMFMEAVIESLKDLELRHPNAEEQLASVSPASVKSSQKDNQDAYSIGELGNPLKTLPTPTSVKQHVPLKTESASSSAVNHQNLATLDPSPDTSASSVVTPFDNPSSIMESESITASSSNDTSGSIHGSIDTDLSGNTKATLTVERNPANHIMDGLLRRWDLFRNGR, encoded by the exons ATGGAGCaacttgttaattttattatacggCCACCCAG AGCTGAATACAACCCAAAACATGATTTGTTGGATCAAGAGTTCATGTTGAAAGGAAAATGGTACCGAAGAAAGGACGTGGAG GTTCAAAACAGTAGGGGAGATGTTCTTCAATGTAGTCATTACATGCCCATTGTTAATCCCCAAGAAAAGCCTCTGCCCTGTGTAATATACTGTCATGGAAACAG TGGGTGCAGGGTTGATGCTAGTGAAGCTGCTATTGTATTGCTGCCTTCAAACATCACAGTTCTCACTCTCGATTTCTCAGGATCTGGAATTTCTGGAGGAGATTATGTCACTCTAGGATGGAATGAA AAAGATGATCTCATGGCTGTCGTTGATTATTTGCGGCAAGATGGAAATGTCTCTTTGATTGGCTTATGGGGCCGTTCAATGGGTGCTGTCGCTAG CCTGATGTATGGAGCTGGGGATCCCTCGATCGCAGGAATGGTTCTTGACAGTCCCTTTTCTGATTTGGTTGACCTGATGATGGAACTTGTGGGTACCTACAAATTTCCTTTACCCAAGTTCACT GTGAAATTTGCTATCCAATACATGCGAAAAGCTATCCAGAAAAAGGCAAAGTTTGACATAATGGACCTGAACACCATTAAG GTGGCAAAATCATGCTTTGTTCCAGTTTTATTTGGACATGCCATTGATGATGATTTCATATGCCCTTATCACTCAGATCGAATATTTGAAGCTTACATA GGAGACAAGAACATTATCAAGTTTGAGGGAGATCACAACTCTCCACgccctcaattttattttgattcattaaATATCTTTTTCCACAATGTCTTGCAACCTCCCGAGGATGAGGTGGGGGGGACATACTTTGAAATGGTGCATGATTACTTTGGTAAG GATAGTTGGAGCTCGTTGCATGAAGTAGGCTGTGACCCAGAATCGCCAGTTGTATCAAAAG TACCATCATCAAGCAGCACGGCAGATGCCATTGAACAAGTTCGGTCCAGAAAACCTATGAGTCGGATAGAG CGTGAAGAAATTGGTGATTATCATTTGCCATCATCATCCAAAATGATTACCTTTGAATTATCCAGTGGTCATCCTCATGGCCCACCTGTTCCAACAACAATGGATGATGATCAATATGTAGAATACCAGCTGGATGACTTGGCAGGTTCTCCTTGTGATATGGAGGAGGAAGAAAGG ATGTTCATGGAAGCAGTAATTGAGTCATTAAAGGACTTGGAGCTGCGACACCCCAATGCAGAGGAACAACTGGCCAGTGTCAGTCCTGCTTCTGTTAAATCCTCACAAAAAGATAATCAGGATGCATATTCAATTGGAGAACTCGGCAATCCTTTGAAGACACTTCCAACTCCCACTTCAGTAAAGCAACATGTGCCCTTAAAGACAGAATCTGCTTCCTCTTCCGCTGTCAATCACCAAAATTTAGCGACTTTAGATCCTTCTCCCGATACAAGTGCATCATCTGTAGTAACTCCATTTGACAATCCATCTTCCATAATGGAATCAGAAAGCATAACTGCCTCTTCTAGCAATGATACTTCAGGAAGCATCCACGGCTCAATAGATACTGACTTGTCAGGTAATACAAAAGCTACATTGACTGTAGAACGGAATCCAGCAAACCACATTATGGATGGTTTACTGCGTCGCTGGGATTTGTTCCGAAATGGTAGATGA
- the LOC7481620 gene encoding membrane protein PM19L — protein sequence MASGASKPTAFMLLILNMGLYFFMIIISSWIINHGIVRSRESAAILTIPARIFPIYFPMGNLATGFFIILSLLAGVVGFTSSITGLYNLFLWNAPSIHATYASSLASLSLTLLAMGFACKEINIGWTDSVLRTLEVVTIIVSGTQLLCTVATHV from the exons ATGGCTTCCGGAGCAAGCAAACCCACTGCCTTCATGCTCTTAATCCTTAATATGGGGCtgtattttttcatgataataaTCAGTTCATGGATTATAAATCATGGAATTGTAAGATCTCGTGAATCAG CGGCTATTTTGACAATTCCAGCTCGCATATTTCCAATATACTTCCCAATGGGAAATTTGGCAACAGGTTTCTTCATCATTCTCTCCCTTCTTGCTGGCGTTGTGGGCTTCACCTCCTCTATTACTGGACTCTATAATCTTTTTCTCTGGAATGCTCCAAGCATACACGCAACATATGCGTCTTCTCTTGCATCATTGTCACTCACCCTTCTAGCCATGGG ATTCGCATGCAAAGAGATCAACATAGGCTGGACAGATTCAGTCTTG CGTACTCTAGAAGTGGTGACAATAATTGTGAGTGGAACTCAATTATTGTGCACTGTTGCTACCCATGTTTGA
- the LOC7454237 gene encoding uncharacterized protein LOC7454237 isoform X1 has protein sequence MEQLVNFIIRPPRAEYNPKHDLLDQEFMLKGKWYRRKDVEVQNSRGDVLQCSHYMPIVNPQEKPLPCVIYCHGNSGCRVDASEAAIVLLPSNITVLTLDFSGSGISGGDYVTLGWNEKDDLMAVVDYLRQDGNVSLIGLWGRSMGAVASLMYGAGDPSIAGMVLDSPFSDLVDLMMELVGTYKFPLPKFTVKFAIQYMRKAIQKKAKFDIMDLNTIKVAKSCFVPVLFGHAIDDDFICPYHSDRIFEAYIGDKNIIKFEGDHNSPRPQFYFDSLNIFFHNVLQPPEDEVGGTYFEMVHDYFGKDSWSSLHEVGCDPESPVVSKVPSSSSTADAIEQVRSRKPMSRIEVPLDIQHKDNQSEVEREEIGDYHLPSSSKMITFELSSGHPHGPPVPTTMDDDQYVEYQLDDLAGSPCDMEEEERMFMEAVIESLKDLELRHPNAEEQLASVSPASVKSSQKDNQDAYSIGELGNPLKTLPTPTSVKQHVPLKTESASSSAVNHQNLATLDPSPDTSASSVVTPFDNPSSIMESESITASSSNDTSGSIHGSIDTDLSGNTKATLTVERNPANHIMDGLLRRWDLFRNGR, from the exons ATGGAGCaacttgttaattttattatacggCCACCCAG AGCTGAATACAACCCAAAACATGATTTGTTGGATCAAGAGTTCATGTTGAAAGGAAAATGGTACCGAAGAAAGGACGTGGAG GTTCAAAACAGTAGGGGAGATGTTCTTCAATGTAGTCATTACATGCCCATTGTTAATCCCCAAGAAAAGCCTCTGCCCTGTGTAATATACTGTCATGGAAACAG TGGGTGCAGGGTTGATGCTAGTGAAGCTGCTATTGTATTGCTGCCTTCAAACATCACAGTTCTCACTCTCGATTTCTCAGGATCTGGAATTTCTGGAGGAGATTATGTCACTCTAGGATGGAATGAA AAAGATGATCTCATGGCTGTCGTTGATTATTTGCGGCAAGATGGAAATGTCTCTTTGATTGGCTTATGGGGCCGTTCAATGGGTGCTGTCGCTAG CCTGATGTATGGAGCTGGGGATCCCTCGATCGCAGGAATGGTTCTTGACAGTCCCTTTTCTGATTTGGTTGACCTGATGATGGAACTTGTGGGTACCTACAAATTTCCTTTACCCAAGTTCACT GTGAAATTTGCTATCCAATACATGCGAAAAGCTATCCAGAAAAAGGCAAAGTTTGACATAATGGACCTGAACACCATTAAG GTGGCAAAATCATGCTTTGTTCCAGTTTTATTTGGACATGCCATTGATGATGATTTCATATGCCCTTATCACTCAGATCGAATATTTGAAGCTTACATA GGAGACAAGAACATTATCAAGTTTGAGGGAGATCACAACTCTCCACgccctcaattttattttgattcattaaATATCTTTTTCCACAATGTCTTGCAACCTCCCGAGGATGAGGTGGGGGGGACATACTTTGAAATGGTGCATGATTACTTTGGTAAG GATAGTTGGAGCTCGTTGCATGAAGTAGGCTGTGACCCAGAATCGCCAGTTGTATCAAAAG TACCATCATCAAGCAGCACGGCAGATGCCATTGAACAAGTTCGGTCCAGAAAACCTATGAGTCGGATAGAG GTTCCTTTGGATATTCAACATAAAGACAATCAATCTGAAGTTGAG CGTGAAGAAATTGGTGATTATCATTTGCCATCATCATCCAAAATGATTACCTTTGAATTATCCAGTGGTCATCCTCATGGCCCACCTGTTCCAACAACAATGGATGATGATCAATATGTAGAATACCAGCTGGATGACTTGGCAGGTTCTCCTTGTGATATGGAGGAGGAAGAAAGG ATGTTCATGGAAGCAGTAATTGAGTCATTAAAGGACTTGGAGCTGCGACACCCCAATGCAGAGGAACAACTGGCCAGTGTCAGTCCTGCTTCTGTTAAATCCTCACAAAAAGATAATCAGGATGCATATTCAATTGGAGAACTCGGCAATCCTTTGAAGACACTTCCAACTCCCACTTCAGTAAAGCAACATGTGCCCTTAAAGACAGAATCTGCTTCCTCTTCCGCTGTCAATCACCAAAATTTAGCGACTTTAGATCCTTCTCCCGATACAAGTGCATCATCTGTAGTAACTCCATTTGACAATCCATCTTCCATAATGGAATCAGAAAGCATAACTGCCTCTTCTAGCAATGATACTTCAGGAAGCATCCACGGCTCAATAGATACTGACTTGTCAGGTAATACAAAAGCTACATTGACTGTAGAACGGAATCCAGCAAACCACATTATGGATGGTTTACTGCGTCGCTGGGATTTGTTCCGAAATGGTAGATGA
- the LOC7454237 gene encoding uncharacterized protein LOC7454237 isoform X3, producing MPIVNPQEKPLPCVIYCHGNSGCRVDASEAAIVLLPSNITVLTLDFSGSGISGGDYVTLGWNEKDDLMAVVDYLRQDGNVSLIGLWGRSMGAVASLMYGAGDPSIAGMVLDSPFSDLVDLMMELVGTYKFPLPKFTVKFAIQYMRKAIQKKAKFDIMDLNTIKVAKSCFVPVLFGHAIDDDFICPYHSDRIFEAYIGDKNIIKFEGDHNSPRPQFYFDSLNIFFHNVLQPPEDEVGGTYFEMVHDYFGKDSWSSLHEVGCDPESPVVSKVPSSSSTADAIEQVRSRKPMSRIEVPLDIQHKDNQSEVEREEIGDYHLPSSSKMITFELSSGHPHGPPVPTTMDDDQYVEYQLDDLAGSPCDMEEEERMFMEAVIESLKDLELRHPNAEEQLASVSPASVKSSQKDNQDAYSIGELGNPLKTLPTPTSVKQHVPLKTESASSSAVNHQNLATLDPSPDTSASSVVTPFDNPSSIMESESITASSSNDTSGSIHGSIDTDLSGNTKATLTVERNPANHIMDGLLRRWDLFRNGR from the exons ATGCCCATTGTTAATCCCCAAGAAAAGCCTCTGCCCTGTGTAATATACTGTCATGGAAACAG TGGGTGCAGGGTTGATGCTAGTGAAGCTGCTATTGTATTGCTGCCTTCAAACATCACAGTTCTCACTCTCGATTTCTCAGGATCTGGAATTTCTGGAGGAGATTATGTCACTCTAGGATGGAATGAA AAAGATGATCTCATGGCTGTCGTTGATTATTTGCGGCAAGATGGAAATGTCTCTTTGATTGGCTTATGGGGCCGTTCAATGGGTGCTGTCGCTAG CCTGATGTATGGAGCTGGGGATCCCTCGATCGCAGGAATGGTTCTTGACAGTCCCTTTTCTGATTTGGTTGACCTGATGATGGAACTTGTGGGTACCTACAAATTTCCTTTACCCAAGTTCACT GTGAAATTTGCTATCCAATACATGCGAAAAGCTATCCAGAAAAAGGCAAAGTTTGACATAATGGACCTGAACACCATTAAG GTGGCAAAATCATGCTTTGTTCCAGTTTTATTTGGACATGCCATTGATGATGATTTCATATGCCCTTATCACTCAGATCGAATATTTGAAGCTTACATA GGAGACAAGAACATTATCAAGTTTGAGGGAGATCACAACTCTCCACgccctcaattttattttgattcattaaATATCTTTTTCCACAATGTCTTGCAACCTCCCGAGGATGAGGTGGGGGGGACATACTTTGAAATGGTGCATGATTACTTTGGTAAG GATAGTTGGAGCTCGTTGCATGAAGTAGGCTGTGACCCAGAATCGCCAGTTGTATCAAAAG TACCATCATCAAGCAGCACGGCAGATGCCATTGAACAAGTTCGGTCCAGAAAACCTATGAGTCGGATAGAG GTTCCTTTGGATATTCAACATAAAGACAATCAATCTGAAGTTGAG CGTGAAGAAATTGGTGATTATCATTTGCCATCATCATCCAAAATGATTACCTTTGAATTATCCAGTGGTCATCCTCATGGCCCACCTGTTCCAACAACAATGGATGATGATCAATATGTAGAATACCAGCTGGATGACTTGGCAGGTTCTCCTTGTGATATGGAGGAGGAAGAAAGG ATGTTCATGGAAGCAGTAATTGAGTCATTAAAGGACTTGGAGCTGCGACACCCCAATGCAGAGGAACAACTGGCCAGTGTCAGTCCTGCTTCTGTTAAATCCTCACAAAAAGATAATCAGGATGCATATTCAATTGGAGAACTCGGCAATCCTTTGAAGACACTTCCAACTCCCACTTCAGTAAAGCAACATGTGCCCTTAAAGACAGAATCTGCTTCCTCTTCCGCTGTCAATCACCAAAATTTAGCGACTTTAGATCCTTCTCCCGATACAAGTGCATCATCTGTAGTAACTCCATTTGACAATCCATCTTCCATAATGGAATCAGAAAGCATAACTGCCTCTTCTAGCAATGATACTTCAGGAAGCATCCACGGCTCAATAGATACTGACTTGTCAGGTAATACAAAAGCTACATTGACTGTAGAACGGAATCCAGCAAACCACATTATGGATGGTTTACTGCGTCGCTGGGATTTGTTCCGAAATGGTAGATGA
- the LOC7454237 gene encoding uncharacterized protein LOC7454237 isoform X2, with the protein MLKGKWYRRKDVEVQNSRGDVLQCSHYMPIVNPQEKPLPCVIYCHGNSGCRVDASEAAIVLLPSNITVLTLDFSGSGISGGDYVTLGWNEKDDLMAVVDYLRQDGNVSLIGLWGRSMGAVASLMYGAGDPSIAGMVLDSPFSDLVDLMMELVGTYKFPLPKFTVKFAIQYMRKAIQKKAKFDIMDLNTIKVAKSCFVPVLFGHAIDDDFICPYHSDRIFEAYIGDKNIIKFEGDHNSPRPQFYFDSLNIFFHNVLQPPEDEVGGTYFEMVHDYFGKDSWSSLHEVGCDPESPVVSKVPSSSSTADAIEQVRSRKPMSRIEVPLDIQHKDNQSEVEREEIGDYHLPSSSKMITFELSSGHPHGPPVPTTMDDDQYVEYQLDDLAGSPCDMEEEERMFMEAVIESLKDLELRHPNAEEQLASVSPASVKSSQKDNQDAYSIGELGNPLKTLPTPTSVKQHVPLKTESASSSAVNHQNLATLDPSPDTSASSVVTPFDNPSSIMESESITASSSNDTSGSIHGSIDTDLSGNTKATLTVERNPANHIMDGLLRRWDLFRNGR; encoded by the exons ATGTTGAAAGGAAAATGGTACCGAAGAAAGGACGTGGAG GTTCAAAACAGTAGGGGAGATGTTCTTCAATGTAGTCATTACATGCCCATTGTTAATCCCCAAGAAAAGCCTCTGCCCTGTGTAATATACTGTCATGGAAACAG TGGGTGCAGGGTTGATGCTAGTGAAGCTGCTATTGTATTGCTGCCTTCAAACATCACAGTTCTCACTCTCGATTTCTCAGGATCTGGAATTTCTGGAGGAGATTATGTCACTCTAGGATGGAATGAA AAAGATGATCTCATGGCTGTCGTTGATTATTTGCGGCAAGATGGAAATGTCTCTTTGATTGGCTTATGGGGCCGTTCAATGGGTGCTGTCGCTAG CCTGATGTATGGAGCTGGGGATCCCTCGATCGCAGGAATGGTTCTTGACAGTCCCTTTTCTGATTTGGTTGACCTGATGATGGAACTTGTGGGTACCTACAAATTTCCTTTACCCAAGTTCACT GTGAAATTTGCTATCCAATACATGCGAAAAGCTATCCAGAAAAAGGCAAAGTTTGACATAATGGACCTGAACACCATTAAG GTGGCAAAATCATGCTTTGTTCCAGTTTTATTTGGACATGCCATTGATGATGATTTCATATGCCCTTATCACTCAGATCGAATATTTGAAGCTTACATA GGAGACAAGAACATTATCAAGTTTGAGGGAGATCACAACTCTCCACgccctcaattttattttgattcattaaATATCTTTTTCCACAATGTCTTGCAACCTCCCGAGGATGAGGTGGGGGGGACATACTTTGAAATGGTGCATGATTACTTTGGTAAG GATAGTTGGAGCTCGTTGCATGAAGTAGGCTGTGACCCAGAATCGCCAGTTGTATCAAAAG TACCATCATCAAGCAGCACGGCAGATGCCATTGAACAAGTTCGGTCCAGAAAACCTATGAGTCGGATAGAG GTTCCTTTGGATATTCAACATAAAGACAATCAATCTGAAGTTGAG CGTGAAGAAATTGGTGATTATCATTTGCCATCATCATCCAAAATGATTACCTTTGAATTATCCAGTGGTCATCCTCATGGCCCACCTGTTCCAACAACAATGGATGATGATCAATATGTAGAATACCAGCTGGATGACTTGGCAGGTTCTCCTTGTGATATGGAGGAGGAAGAAAGG ATGTTCATGGAAGCAGTAATTGAGTCATTAAAGGACTTGGAGCTGCGACACCCCAATGCAGAGGAACAACTGGCCAGTGTCAGTCCTGCTTCTGTTAAATCCTCACAAAAAGATAATCAGGATGCATATTCAATTGGAGAACTCGGCAATCCTTTGAAGACACTTCCAACTCCCACTTCAGTAAAGCAACATGTGCCCTTAAAGACAGAATCTGCTTCCTCTTCCGCTGTCAATCACCAAAATTTAGCGACTTTAGATCCTTCTCCCGATACAAGTGCATCATCTGTAGTAACTCCATTTGACAATCCATCTTCCATAATGGAATCAGAAAGCATAACTGCCTCTTCTAGCAATGATACTTCAGGAAGCATCCACGGCTCAATAGATACTGACTTGTCAGGTAATACAAAAGCTACATTGACTGTAGAACGGAATCCAGCAAACCACATTATGGATGGTTTACTGCGTCGCTGGGATTTGTTCCGAAATGGTAGATGA